One Nocardioidaceae bacterium SCSIO 66511 genomic window carries:
- a CDS encoding pyridine nucleotide-disulfide oxidoreductase, which translates to MSVETSIASAATPVDLYGLRLTTSAEAAAHYNDGLRALLGVRRGGVEAVAAAVALDPTFAVGHSTLALMGHELGANVNLPARVASALRHSRRSSDRERSHIHAVVSHLRGDSDPLIAHLRTYPRDALLLSVAVPTIAFSGVTTVPAQAWQIVEGAQSAYGDDWWFNGLLGFIRQEQGRFDEAMDLARRSLDENPGAGHSVHARAHVHYETGDHDAGLAWITDWIDTSGPDADNLAHFSWHAALHELSNGDLASVRRRFENELAPPRVTGCRALVDSASLLWRWSLSPGADSVPDAAEVLEQVSNCDLVEPDTPFLAMHAALGLCAAGDDDRLEQLSRRCTTHDDQVLREVAAPLCRALVSMRGGSYDAAADGLASMASTTWKLGGSDAQREVIEDTRIAALIAAGRNAEAATMLDERLDRRHARRDQLWRGGLPQA; encoded by the coding sequence ATGTCGGTTGAGACCTCCATTGCCAGCGCTGCAACTCCCGTCGACCTGTACGGACTGCGGCTCACGACATCGGCCGAGGCGGCCGCCCACTACAACGACGGACTCCGCGCACTGCTCGGCGTCCGCCGCGGTGGCGTCGAGGCGGTCGCCGCGGCAGTTGCACTCGACCCGACGTTCGCGGTCGGTCATTCGACGCTCGCCCTGATGGGGCATGAGCTCGGCGCGAACGTCAATCTGCCGGCCAGAGTGGCCTCCGCCTTAAGGCATTCGCGGCGCTCCAGTGATCGCGAGCGCAGCCATATCCACGCTGTCGTCTCGCATCTGCGAGGCGACTCCGATCCGCTCATCGCCCACCTTCGCACGTACCCCCGTGATGCGTTGCTGCTTTCGGTCGCCGTGCCCACGATCGCATTCTCCGGCGTGACGACCGTGCCCGCCCAGGCCTGGCAGATCGTGGAGGGCGCCCAGTCGGCGTACGGCGACGACTGGTGGTTCAACGGGTTGCTCGGCTTCATCCGTCAGGAGCAGGGAAGGTTCGACGAGGCCATGGACCTCGCTCGGCGCTCACTCGACGAGAACCCGGGCGCGGGGCACTCCGTTCATGCACGTGCCCACGTCCATTACGAGACCGGCGACCACGACGCCGGCCTCGCCTGGATCACGGACTGGATCGACACCTCGGGTCCCGATGCCGACAACCTCGCGCATTTCTCGTGGCATGCCGCGCTCCACGAACTCTCGAACGGCGATCTGGCGTCGGTGCGCCGCCGGTTCGAGAACGAGCTCGCCCCACCTCGGGTCACCGGCTGCCGTGCGCTGGTCGACTCCGCGTCGTTGCTGTGGCGGTGGTCGCTGTCTCCCGGTGCCGACTCGGTGCCCGACGCAGCCGAGGTGCTCGAGCAGGTGAGCAACTGCGACCTGGTCGAGCCGGATACGCCGTTCCTCGCCATGCATGCCGCCCTCGGCCTGTGTGCGGCCGGCGACGACGACCGGCTCGAGCAGCTGAGCCGCCGATGTACGACGCACGACGACCAGGTGTTGCGCGAGGTCGCCGCACCGTTGTGCCGAGCTCTTGTCTCGATGCGGGGCGGCTCGTACGACGCGGCGGCGGACGGCCTTGCCTCGATGGCATCGACCACCTGGAAGCTCGGTGGCAGCGACGCGCAGCGCGAGGTCATCGAGGACACCCGCATCGCGGCGCTGATCGCGGCGGGACGCAACGCGGAGGCCGCCACGATGCTCGATGAGCGGCTCGACCGTCGACATGCTCGACGCGACCAACTCTGGCGGGGCGGTCTCCCCCAGGCCTGA
- the uvrC gene encoding excinuclease ABC subunit UvrC, producing the protein MPDPATYRPAQGSIPTSPGVYRFSDPKGRVIYVGKAKSLRSRLSSYFADPAGLHPRTQTMVQTAAKVDWTVVSTEVEALQLEYTWIKQYDPRFNVKYRDDKSYPWLAVTLNEEFPRVMVGRGKKRKGVRYFGPYSHAWAIRETVDLLLRVFPMRSCSNGVFNRSKQMGRPCLLGYIDKCAAPCVGRVTAEEHREIADDFTAFMAGQTQQFVKRLEREMKAASDELDFERAARVRDDLGALKQAVEKNAVVFGDGTDADVLALAEDPLEAAVQIFSVRDGRIRGQRGWVADKVDDASTADLVERALITLYDGEDDEAIPKEVLVPVVPDDATAVRTWLSERKGAQVSLRVPQRGDKRALMETVERNAKHSLVMHKTKRASDLTTRSKALEEIQAALDLDEAPLRIECYDVSNLQGTEVVASMVVFEDGLPRKNEYRRFVIRGVDGQNDVASMHETITRRFRRLLDEQAAAGATAAGDGSAATEDDDAAPGLIDPETGRPRKFSYSPSLVVVDGGPPQVAAAQRALDELGVDDVALCGLAKRLEEVWVPGEDDPVILPRTSEGLYLLQRIRDEAHRFAIGHHRKRRSKSMVESQLDGVSGLGDVRRKALLKHFGSLKKLRAATVEEIAEVPGFGIRTAANVVEALAAVNGNGSNRTTSVNTATGEITEE; encoded by the coding sequence GTGCCAGATCCTGCAACCTATCGACCGGCCCAGGGGTCGATCCCGACGTCCCCGGGCGTCTACCGGTTCAGCGACCCCAAGGGCCGGGTCATCTACGTCGGCAAGGCGAAGTCCCTGCGCTCGCGACTGTCGTCGTACTTCGCCGATCCCGCCGGGTTGCACCCGCGTACGCAGACCATGGTGCAGACGGCGGCGAAGGTCGACTGGACCGTCGTATCGACAGAGGTCGAGGCGCTGCAACTGGAGTACACCTGGATCAAGCAGTACGACCCGCGGTTCAACGTGAAGTACCGCGACGACAAGTCGTACCCCTGGCTCGCAGTGACGCTGAACGAAGAGTTCCCACGGGTGATGGTGGGCCGCGGCAAGAAGCGCAAGGGCGTTCGCTACTTCGGCCCGTACAGCCATGCGTGGGCGATCCGCGAGACCGTCGACCTCCTGCTCCGCGTCTTCCCCATGCGGTCGTGCTCCAACGGCGTCTTCAATCGCAGTAAGCAGATGGGCCGCCCCTGCCTACTCGGCTACATCGACAAATGCGCGGCACCGTGTGTCGGTCGGGTGACCGCCGAGGAGCACCGCGAGATCGCCGACGACTTCACGGCCTTCATGGCCGGGCAGACGCAACAGTTCGTGAAGCGTCTCGAACGCGAAATGAAGGCCGCATCCGATGAGCTCGACTTCGAGCGGGCCGCGCGAGTACGCGATGACCTCGGCGCCCTCAAGCAGGCGGTGGAGAAGAACGCCGTCGTCTTCGGTGACGGCACCGACGCCGATGTGCTCGCCCTCGCCGAAGACCCGCTCGAAGCGGCCGTTCAGATCTTCTCGGTCCGTGACGGTCGCATCCGCGGGCAGCGCGGCTGGGTGGCCGACAAGGTCGATGACGCGTCGACGGCAGATCTGGTCGAACGCGCCCTCATCACCTTGTACGACGGGGAAGACGATGAGGCGATCCCGAAGGAAGTCCTCGTACCCGTCGTACCCGACGACGCCACGGCCGTTCGCACCTGGCTGAGCGAGCGTAAGGGCGCGCAGGTCTCCCTGCGCGTACCTCAACGTGGCGATAAGCGGGCGCTGATGGAGACCGTCGAGCGCAACGCGAAGCATTCGCTGGTAATGCACAAGACCAAGCGGGCAAGCGATCTGACCACTCGAAGCAAGGCACTCGAGGAGATCCAGGCTGCCCTCGACCTCGATGAGGCGCCGCTGCGCATCGAGTGCTACGACGTCTCGAACCTCCAGGGCACCGAGGTGGTCGCGTCGATGGTGGTGTTCGAGGACGGCCTTCCCCGCAAGAACGAGTACCGCCGGTTCGTCATTCGCGGGGTCGACGGTCAGAACGACGTCGCGTCGATGCACGAGACGATCACCAGACGGTTCCGGAGGCTGCTCGACGAGCAGGCCGCGGCCGGGGCGACCGCGGCGGGTGACGGATCGGCTGCCACCGAGGACGACGATGCCGCACCGGGCCTGATCGACCCCGAGACCGGCCGACCGCGCAAGTTCTCGTACAGCCCGTCGCTAGTGGTCGTCGACGGCGGTCCTCCGCAGGTCGCCGCGGCGCAGCGCGCACTCGACGAGCTGGGCGTCGACGACGTCGCCCTGTGCGGGTTGGCGAAGCGGCTCGAAGAGGTCTGGGTCCCCGGCGAAGACGATCCGGTGATCCTGCCCCGTACGAGCGAAGGCCTGTATCTCCTGCAGCGCATCCGCGACGAGGCGCACCGGTTCGCGATCGGGCACCATCGCAAACGCCGCTCGAAGTCGATGGTCGAAAGCCAGCTCGACGGGGTGTCGGGGTTGGGCGATGTTCGACGCAAGGCACTGCTCAAGCACTTCGGCTCGCTGAAGAAGCTCCGCGCGGCGACCGTCGAAGAGATCGCCGAGGTGCCAGGATTCGGCATACGTACGGCAGCCAACGTCGTCGAGGCGCTCGCCGCAGTCAACGGAAACGGCAGCAACCGGACCACGTCGGTCAACACCGCGACCGGCGAGATCACCGAGGAGTAG
- the uvrA gene encoding excinuclease ABC subunit UvrA — MADRLLVRGAREHNLKDVSIELPRDSLVVFTGLSGSGKSSLAFDTIFAEGQRRYVESLSAYARQFLGQMDKPDVDFIEGLSPAVSIDQKSTSRNPRSTVGTITEVYDYLRLLYARAGRPHCPRCGEPITRQTPQQIVDRILALEQGMRFQVLAPVIRGRKGEYTDLFRQLQQQGFGRVRVDGETHLLTEPPKLAKQKKHTIDVVVDRLAVKESAQRRLTDSVETALALSSGLVVVDFVDLDESDPGRERRFSEKLACPNDHPLEVDELEPRSFSFNAPFGACPDCTGLGTRMEVDPELVVPDPDLSLDEGAITPWASAHVADYFGRILGALADELGFDTSTPFGELPNEAREALLTGHPTQVHVRYRNRYGRERSYYTTFEGVIPYIIRRHGEAESDTSRERLEGYMREVPCPTCNGTRLRPVILAVTMNSPTYGEKNIAELCALSIGEAAEYLRDLDMTERERQIGERVLKEIHERLRFLLDVGLDYLTLNRAAGSLSGGEAQRIRLATQIGAGLVGVLYVLDEPSIGLHQRDNHRLIETLVRLRDLGNTLIVVEHDEDTIRTADWVVDIGPGAGEHGGQVIVSGTVDELYSHADSLTGQYLSGRREIPIPPVRRPATPGREVVVRGAYEHNLQDIDVTFPLGVLVAVTGVSGSGKSTLVNDILYRSLAKHIYNARDIPGRHRTIEGVGEVDKVIHVDQSPIGRTPRSNPATYTGVWDHVRKLFAQTPEAKVRGYQQGRFSFNVKGGRCEACSGDGTIKIEMNFLPDVYVPCEVCHGARYNRETLEVHYKGKSVADVLDMPIEEAVDFFEAIPAISRHLKTLVDVGLGYVRLGQPAPTLSGGEAQRVKLASELQKRSTGRTLYVLDEPTTGLHFEDINKLLGVLGRLVDAGNTVVVIEHNLDVVKTADWIIDMGPGGGNRGGTVVAEGTPETIAATPDSHTGAFLGPVLDGREATVGAVPTEARPAKAVGAKRTAKKAVKKKPTAKKAAAKKAVVKKAPAKRTPAKKTAAKKATRR; from the coding sequence GTGGCAGACCGCCTCCTCGTTCGCGGCGCACGCGAGCACAACCTCAAAGACGTCTCGATCGAGTTGCCGCGTGACTCGCTCGTCGTCTTCACCGGCCTGTCCGGTTCGGGTAAGTCGTCGCTCGCGTTCGACACGATCTTCGCCGAGGGCCAGCGGCGCTACGTCGAGTCGCTTTCGGCATACGCCCGACAGTTCCTCGGGCAGATGGATAAACCCGATGTCGACTTCATCGAGGGCCTTTCACCGGCCGTCTCGATCGACCAGAAGTCGACGTCGCGCAACCCACGCTCCACCGTCGGCACGATCACCGAGGTGTACGACTACCTCCGGTTGCTCTACGCGCGCGCCGGGCGGCCGCACTGCCCGCGGTGCGGTGAGCCGATCACCCGGCAGACGCCGCAGCAGATCGTCGACCGCATTCTCGCGCTGGAGCAGGGGATGCGCTTCCAGGTGCTCGCGCCCGTCATCCGCGGCCGCAAGGGCGAGTACACCGATCTGTTCCGGCAGTTGCAGCAGCAGGGGTTCGGCCGTGTACGTGTCGACGGCGAGACGCATCTGCTGACCGAGCCTCCGAAGCTGGCCAAGCAGAAGAAGCACACGATCGACGTCGTCGTCGACCGTCTCGCGGTCAAGGAGAGTGCGCAGCGACGCCTCACGGACTCGGTGGAGACCGCACTTGCGCTGTCCAGTGGCCTGGTCGTGGTCGACTTCGTCGATCTCGACGAATCCGACCCCGGACGCGAGCGCCGGTTCTCGGAGAAGCTCGCATGCCCCAACGACCATCCGCTCGAGGTCGACGAGCTGGAGCCGCGGTCGTTCTCGTTCAACGCTCCGTTCGGTGCTTGCCCCGACTGCACCGGGCTCGGCACCCGGATGGAGGTCGACCCCGAGCTCGTCGTACCCGACCCCGATCTATCGCTCGACGAGGGCGCGATCACGCCGTGGGCGTCGGCCCACGTCGCCGACTACTTCGGTCGCATTCTCGGTGCGCTCGCCGATGAGCTCGGTTTCGACACCTCGACGCCGTTCGGTGAGCTGCCCAACGAGGCGCGCGAAGCGCTGCTCACGGGGCATCCCACCCAGGTGCATGTGCGTTACCGCAACCGTTACGGCCGCGAGCGCTCGTACTACACGACGTTCGAAGGCGTGATCCCGTACATCATCCGCCGGCACGGCGAAGCGGAGTCCGATACGAGCCGCGAGCGACTCGAGGGCTACATGCGCGAAGTGCCGTGCCCGACCTGCAACGGCACCAGGCTGCGCCCGGTGATCCTCGCGGTCACCATGAACAGCCCCACTTACGGCGAGAAGAACATCGCCGAGCTGTGTGCACTCTCGATCGGCGAGGCCGCCGAGTACCTCCGCGACCTCGACATGACCGAGCGCGAGCGCCAGATCGGCGAGCGCGTGCTCAAGGAGATCCACGAGCGGCTGCGGTTCCTCCTCGACGTCGGCCTCGACTACCTCACGCTCAACCGGGCCGCCGGCTCGTTGTCGGGCGGCGAGGCGCAGCGCATCCGGCTGGCCACGCAGATCGGCGCCGGCCTGGTCGGTGTCCTGTATGTACTCGACGAGCCGTCGATCGGTTTGCACCAGCGCGATAACCACCGGCTGATCGAGACCCTCGTACGCCTGCGCGATCTCGGCAACACGCTGATCGTCGTCGAGCACGACGAAGACACCATCCGCACCGCCGACTGGGTCGTCGACATCGGTCCGGGTGCGGGAGAGCACGGTGGTCAGGTCATCGTGTCCGGCACGGTCGACGAGCTGTACTCGCACGCAGACTCCCTCACCGGCCAGTACCTCTCCGGCCGCCGGGAGATCCCGATCCCGCCTGTGCGGCGCCCCGCGACTCCGGGGCGCGAGGTGGTCGTACGCGGTGCGTACGAGCACAACCTGCAAGACATCGACGTGACCTTTCCGCTCGGCGTGCTGGTGGCCGTCACCGGTGTCTCCGGGTCGGGCAAGTCGACGCTGGTCAACGACATCCTCTACCGGTCCCTTGCCAAGCACATCTACAACGCGCGCGACATTCCTGGGCGGCACCGCACCATCGAAGGCGTCGGCGAGGTCGACAAGGTGATCCACGTCGACCAGTCACCGATCGGGCGCACCCCGAGGTCCAACCCGGCGACGTACACCGGAGTCTGGGACCACGTGCGCAAACTGTTCGCGCAGACACCCGAGGCGAAGGTGCGCGGCTACCAGCAGGGTCGGTTCTCCTTCAACGTCAAGGGCGGCCGATGCGAAGCCTGCTCCGGTGACGGCACGATCAAGATCGAGATGAACTTCCTGCCTGATGTGTACGTCCCGTGCGAGGTGTGCCACGGGGCGCGCTACAACCGCGAGACGCTCGAGGTGCATTACAAGGGCAAATCGGTCGCCGACGTGCTCGATATGCCCATCGAGGAGGCGGTTGACTTCTTCGAGGCCATTCCGGCGATCTCGCGTCATCTCAAGACGCTGGTCGACGTCGGTCTCGGTTACGTGCGCCTCGGCCAGCCCGCACCGACGCTTTCGGGTGGTGAAGCTCAGCGGGTGAAGCTCGCATCCGAGCTGCAGAAGCGATCGACCGGCCGCACGCTGTACGTACTCGACGAGCCGACCACGGGCCTGCACTTCGAAGACATCAACAAGCTGCTCGGCGTACTCGGTCGCCTAGTCGATGCGGGCAATACGGTCGTCGTGATCGAGCACAACCTCGACGTGGTCAAGACGGCCGACTGGATCATCGACATGGGGCCCGGCGGCGGCAACCGCGGCGGCACCGTCGTGGCCGAGGGCACGCCGGAGACGATCGCGGCAACGCCGGACAGTCACACGGGGGCCTTCCTCGGGCCGGTGCTCGACGGACGCGAGGCCACGGTCGGCGCCGTACCGACCGAGGCGCGGCCCGCAAAGGCGGTCGGCGCGAAACGGACGGCGAAGAAGGCTGTCAAGAAGAAGCCGACCGCGAAGAAGGCAGCGGCGAAGAAGGCAGTGGTGAAGAAGGCGCCCGCCAAAAGGACGCCTGCCAAGAAAACGGCCGCGAAGAAGGCGACCCGGCGCTGA
- a CDS encoding MBL fold metallo-hydrolase: MTYSGNVQVGGTPDTRELADLIITKVAVGPMSNNAYLLRCRHDDTQVLIDAAAEPDTLLRVIGDGGLRTVVTTHRHPDHWQALAQVVDATGATTAAGELDADDLPVTVRERLDDGDRIPVGSCELEVIHLVGHTPGSIALLYDDPDGEPHLFTGDSLFPGGVGKTGSPADFASLLGDVERKLFDRLPDETWVYPGHGDDTTLGAERPQLPQWRERGW, from the coding sequence GTGACGTACAGCGGCAACGTACAAGTCGGCGGAACACCCGACACACGCGAGCTCGCCGACCTGATCATCACGAAGGTCGCTGTCGGCCCGATGTCGAACAACGCCTACCTCCTCCGTTGTCGCCACGACGACACGCAGGTCCTGATCGATGCCGCCGCAGAACCCGACACCCTGCTTCGCGTGATCGGTGACGGCGGCCTTCGTACCGTCGTCACGACCCACCGGCACCCCGACCACTGGCAGGCGCTGGCGCAGGTCGTCGACGCCACCGGAGCGACGACCGCCGCCGGCGAGCTCGACGCCGACGACCTCCCGGTCACCGTCCGCGAACGCCTCGACGACGGCGACCGCATCCCGGTCGGCAGCTGCGAACTCGAGGTCATCCACCTCGTCGGACACACACCCGGCTCGATCGCCTTGCTGTACGACGACCCGGACGGCGAACCACATCTGTTCACCGGCGACAGCCTTTTCCCCGGCGGTGTCGGCAAGACCGGCTCCCCCGCCGACTTCGCATCTCTGTTGGGCGACGTCGAGCGCAAACTGTTCGACCGGCTACCCGACGAGACATGGGTCTATCCCGGTCACGGAGACGACACCACACTCGGTGCCGAACGTCCGCAGCTGCCGCAGTGGCGCGAGCGCGGCTGGTAG
- a CDS encoding maleylpyruvate isomerase family mycothiol-dependent enzyme: MTLPSPGMPWPTPELSPAATLALLRDQTDRLLDSIRSLSDDQAREPTALPDWTRGHLLTHLARNAEAVTNLCTWARTGEETAMYESREQRAADIESGSGRSADDLVKDVEVTAKALALELELLPQRSWLAEVRPGPDTARPAWWIPMLRLGEVELHHVDLALGYEQGSWPDAWVRNTLPEAARDLASQSAKPVALHATDIGLDIGEGKRTVSGSATDLLAWVTGRGDGTPLSIDSGKLPELGAWR, translated from the coding sequence ATGACGCTTCCCTCACCTGGCATGCCGTGGCCGACACCGGAGCTCTCCCCTGCGGCGACTCTGGCACTACTCCGCGACCAGACCGACCGGCTCCTCGACTCGATCCGCTCGCTCAGCGACGACCAGGCTCGGGAACCGACCGCGTTGCCCGACTGGACCCGCGGTCATCTCCTGACTCACCTGGCGCGCAACGCCGAGGCCGTGACGAACCTCTGCACCTGGGCCCGCACCGGCGAGGAGACGGCGATGTACGAGTCGAGGGAGCAACGTGCGGCCGACATCGAGTCCGGTTCAGGCCGCAGCGCCGACGACCTGGTCAAGGACGTCGAGGTGACCGCGAAAGCCCTCGCGCTCGAACTCGAGCTGCTCCCCCAGCGGAGCTGGCTCGCCGAGGTACGACCCGGACCGGACACTGCGCGGCCCGCCTGGTGGATCCCGATGCTCCGACTCGGCGAGGTCGAACTGCACCACGTCGACCTGGCGCTCGGCTACGAGCAGGGGTCGTGGCCCGACGCCTGGGTACGTAACACGCTGCCGGAGGCGGCCCGCGACCTCGCATCGCAAAGCGCCAAGCCGGTCGCGCTGCACGCAACCGATATCGGACTCGACATCGGCGAAGGCAAACGCACCGTCTCGGGCAGTGCCACAGACCTTCTCGCCTGGGTGACCGGCCGCGGTGACGGAACGCCGCTCTCGATCGACTCCGGCAAGCTCCCCGAGCTCGGCGCCTGGCGCTGA
- the rapZ gene encoding RNase adapter RapZ — MSAIREVLLVTGMTGAGRSTAAKVLEDLGWFVVDNLPPQLLEQTIELLGKGASDTRLAVVVDARSRWFFSELEGSLTDLREHGLRPSTLFLDASDDVLVRRQEAARRPHPLMPEGRLLDGIEAERTMLRVIRGRADVLIDTSHLNVHQLAARVTTAFADPEVQPIRATVVSFGFKYGIPADADMVADMRFLPNPFWVPELRHQTGLTEPVREYVYSATEAMEFLDNYEAVLKGVARGFVREGKRFLSIAIGCTGGKHRSVAMSEALAERLRGDDMRVLVVHRDLGRE, encoded by the coding sequence ATGTCAGCGATCCGCGAGGTACTGCTCGTCACCGGGATGACCGGGGCGGGCCGGAGTACGGCTGCAAAGGTGCTCGAAGACCTCGGCTGGTTCGTCGTCGACAACCTGCCGCCGCAGTTGCTCGAGCAGACCATAGAGCTGCTCGGCAAGGGTGCATCCGACACCCGTCTGGCGGTCGTCGTGGACGCTCGGTCGCGGTGGTTCTTCTCCGAGCTCGAGGGCTCCCTCACCGATCTACGCGAGCACGGCCTGCGACCGTCGACGCTGTTCCTCGACGCCAGCGACGACGTCCTCGTCCGCCGTCAGGAGGCCGCACGCCGGCCCCATCCGTTGATGCCGGAAGGCCGGTTGCTCGACGGCATCGAGGCCGAGCGCACGATGCTGCGGGTGATCCGCGGCCGGGCCGACGTACTCATCGACACGTCACATCTGAACGTCCATCAGCTGGCAGCCCGGGTGACGACCGCGTTCGCTGACCCCGAGGTGCAGCCGATCCGGGCGACCGTCGTGTCGTTCGGTTTCAAGTACGGCATCCCTGCCGACGCGGACATGGTCGCCGATATGCGGTTTCTTCCCAACCCGTTCTGGGTGCCGGAACTGCGGCACCAGACCGGCCTGACCGAGCCCGTACGTGAGTACGTCTACTCGGCGACCGAAGCGATGGAGTTCCTCGACAACTACGAGGCGGTGCTCAAGGGCGTCGCGCGCGGGTTCGTCCGTGAGGGAAAGCGCTTCCTGAGCATCGCCATCGGGTGCACCGGAGGCAAGCACCGAAGCGTCGCGATGTCCGAGGCGCTCGCCGAACGCCTTCGCGGCGATGACATGCGGGTCTTGGTCGTGCACCGCGACCTGGGGCGCGAGTGA
- the yvcK gene encoding uridine diphosphate-N-acetylglucosamine-binding protein YvcK produces MTPRRVPRAPGITRPGELPSVVALGGGHGLAATLAAVRRITPDITAVATVADNGGSSGRLRDELGVLPPGDLRMALAALCGDDEWGRIWADVLQHRFSTGGDLHNHAVGNLLIVALWELLGDHVNGLDLVGQLLGAQGRVLPMSSVPLDIEALVRRELDGEEVIGRVRGQVEVASTDAEVMAVRLDPPDPPACPEAVEAIRAADWVVVGPGSWFTSVIPNLLVPGIFDALHDTAARRIVVLNLAAQPGETDGFSPETHLEVLTAHAPDLQIDTVLADPGTVDDTTSLSKAAASLGAELVVADVGAIDGSPRHDPLRLASVLEDVIG; encoded by the coding sequence GTGACGCCGCGTCGCGTGCCGCGTGCGCCGGGGATCACTCGCCCCGGCGAGCTTCCGTCGGTCGTCGCACTCGGCGGCGGTCACGGGCTGGCGGCGACCCTCGCCGCCGTCCGCCGCATCACCCCCGACATCACCGCCGTCGCGACGGTCGCAGACAACGGCGGTTCGTCCGGCCGCTTACGCGACGAGCTCGGCGTACTCCCGCCCGGTGATCTGCGGATGGCGCTCGCAGCCCTGTGTGGCGATGACGAATGGGGCCGCATCTGGGCCGACGTTCTGCAGCACCGGTTCAGCACCGGAGGCGACCTGCACAACCACGCCGTCGGCAACCTGCTGATCGTCGCGCTGTGGGAGCTGCTCGGCGATCACGTCAACGGGCTCGATCTGGTAGGTCAGCTGCTGGGAGCGCAAGGCCGGGTGCTGCCGATGAGCTCGGTTCCGCTCGACATCGAGGCGCTCGTCCGCCGCGAGCTCGACGGCGAAGAGGTGATCGGGCGCGTACGCGGACAGGTCGAGGTGGCATCGACCGATGCCGAGGTGATGGCGGTACGCCTCGACCCACCCGATCCGCCAGCGTGTCCGGAGGCCGTCGAAGCCATCCGGGCGGCCGACTGGGTCGTGGTCGGGCCCGGATCCTGGTTCACCAGCGTCATTCCGAACCTCCTCGTGCCCGGCATCTTCGATGCGCTGCACGACACCGCGGCGAGACGCATCGTCGTGCTCAACCTCGCGGCACAGCCGGGCGAGACGGACGGATTCTCCCCTGAGACGCATCTCGAAGTGCTCACTGCCCACGCACCGGATCTCCAGATCGACACGGTGCTTGCCGATCCGGGCACAGTCGACGACACCACCAGCCTCTCGAAGGCCGCCGCTTCTCTCGGCGCCGAGCTGGTCGTCGCGGATGTCGGCGCCATCGACGGTTCGCCACGGCATGATCCGCTCCGGCTAGCCTCGGTGCTCGAAGACGTCATCGGATAG
- the whiA gene encoding DNA-binding protein WhiA → MAMTAQVKAELSSTTITKACCRKAEVSSLLRFAGGLHIVSGKVVVEAELDTGAAARRVRKDIQEVYGHDSELVVVNGSGIRKGTTYVVRVVRDGEALARQTGLLDGRGRPVRGLPPQVVSGSSCDSVAAWRGAFLARGSLTEPGRSSSLEVTCPGPEAALALCGASRRLGIAAKAREVRGVDRVVIRDGEAIGAMLTRLGAHETLLGWEERRMRREVRATANRLANFDDANLRRSARAAVAAGARVERALEILAEDVPDHLKLAGSLRVEHKQASLEELGQLHEPPLTKDAIAGRIRRLLAMADKRAKEQGVPDTEASLTDDMLREDA, encoded by the coding sequence ATGGCAATGACTGCACAAGTCAAAGCGGAGCTCTCGAGCACGACGATCACCAAGGCCTGCTGCCGGAAGGCCGAAGTGTCGTCGTTATTGCGCTTCGCGGGTGGACTCCACATCGTCAGCGGCAAAGTCGTCGTCGAGGCCGAGCTGGACACGGGGGCGGCAGCACGACGGGTTCGCAAGGACATCCAGGAGGTGTACGGCCACGACAGCGAGCTCGTGGTCGTCAACGGTTCCGGCATTCGCAAGGGCACGACGTACGTGGTGCGGGTCGTCCGTGACGGCGAGGCTCTTGCTCGCCAGACCGGGTTGCTCGACGGACGCGGCAGACCCGTACGCGGGCTTCCTCCGCAGGTGGTCTCCGGCTCGTCCTGTGACTCGGTCGCTGCCTGGCGTGGAGCGTTCCTCGCCCGCGGCTCGCTGACCGAGCCCGGACGCTCGTCATCGCTCGAGGTGACCTGCCCGGGTCCCGAGGCGGCACTCGCGCTGTGCGGCGCTTCTCGTCGGTTGGGCATCGCCGCGAAGGCTCGCGAGGTACGCGGTGTCGATCGCGTCGTCATTCGTGACGGCGAGGCGATCGGCGCAATGCTCACTCGGCTCGGTGCGCACGAGACCCTGCTGGGCTGGGAAGAGCGTCGCATGCGCCGTGAGGTACGCGCGACCGCGAATCGCCTGGCGAACTTCGACGATGCCAACCTGCGCCGGTCTGCGCGGGCGGCGGTGGCCGCGGGTGCGCGGGTCGAGCGCGCGTTGGAGATCCTCGCCGAAGACGTACCCGATCACCTCAAGCTGGCCGGCAGCCTGCGGGTCGAACACAAACAGGCGAGCCTCGAGGAGCTCGGTCAACTGCACGAGCCGCCGCTGACCAAGGACGCCATCGCCGGGCGGATCCGGCGACTGCTGGCGATGGCCGACAAGCGGGCCAAGGAGCAGGGCGTACCCGACACCGAGGCGTCGCTCACCGACGACATGCTGCGCGAGGACGCCTAG